The Bacteroidota bacterium genome contains a region encoding:
- a CDS encoding RtcB family protein, which translates to MITGTTLLDHGWTAGPALGEALKAARTMADTGLDDAGILDALATVKAAPQAVEATSVLAPLAKALMLDAAKQAQKDAEPRPMDVRQTPLDALVWGRELIDPQAIHQLENAMRLPVAVAGALMPDAHVGYGIPIGGVVALDNAVAPYMVGVDIACRMMMSIYPGHATQYLANANRKDKLVKVLREETRFGIGASFGKHQRRDHEVLDDPDWEATRLLKSLKDKAVAQLGTSGSGNHFVDVGLLDVDPRGAAVLGIDAGTHLAIMSHSGSRGVGAQIANRYSKLAQQTTVLPDKLRHLAWLDLDSEAGQEYWLSMNLAGRFASACHHTIHRSLAKRLKLKPVATVENHHNFAWKEAWQGREVVVHRKGATPAHNGVLGIIPGSQGHNSYLVRGLGSEDALHSASHGAGRTMSRTAAKRAIPKRDRDAWLAERGVELLDGGMDEAPQAYKDIGEVLALQADLVEPIATFKPRLVLMARGGKAED; encoded by the coding sequence ATGATTACCGGAACCACTCTACTCGACCACGGCTGGACGGCAGGGCCTGCTCTCGGCGAGGCGCTCAAGGCGGCGCGTACGATGGCCGACACCGGCCTCGATGACGCTGGCATCCTCGACGCGCTCGCGACCGTCAAGGCGGCCCCGCAGGCCGTCGAGGCCACGAGCGTGCTCGCGCCGCTGGCGAAGGCCCTCATGCTCGACGCCGCGAAGCAGGCGCAGAAGGACGCCGAGCCGCGTCCAATGGACGTGCGCCAGACGCCACTCGACGCGCTTGTCTGGGGACGCGAGCTCATCGACCCACAGGCGATCCACCAACTCGAAAACGCGATGCGGCTGCCGGTCGCGGTCGCCGGGGCGCTCATGCCCGACGCCCACGTCGGCTACGGCATCCCAATCGGCGGCGTGGTCGCGCTCGACAACGCCGTGGCGCCCTACATGGTCGGCGTCGACATCGCGTGCCGCATGATGATGTCGATCTACCCGGGCCACGCGACGCAGTACCTCGCGAATGCCAACCGCAAGGACAAGCTCGTGAAGGTGCTCCGCGAGGAGACGCGCTTCGGCATCGGGGCGAGCTTCGGCAAGCACCAGCGCCGCGACCACGAGGTCCTCGACGATCCCGACTGGGAGGCCACGCGCCTCCTGAAGTCGCTCAAGGACAAGGCCGTCGCGCAACTCGGCACGTCGGGCAGCGGCAACCACTTCGTGGACGTCGGCCTGCTCGATGTGGACCCGCGCGGCGCAGCGGTACTCGGCATCGACGCAGGTACGCACCTCGCGATCATGTCGCACAGCGGCTCGCGGGGCGTCGGCGCGCAGATCGCCAACCGCTACTCGAAGCTGGCCCAGCAGACGACCGTCCTGCCGGACAAGCTCCGCCACCTCGCCTGGCTCGACCTCGACTCCGAGGCGGGGCAGGAGTACTGGCTGAGTATGAACCTCGCCGGACGGTTCGCCTCGGCGTGCCACCACACGATCCACCGCTCGCTCGCGAAGCGGCTCAAGCTCAAGCCGGTCGCCACCGTCGAGAACCACCACAACTTCGCGTGGAAGGAGGCGTGGCAGGGGCGCGAGGTGGTCGTCCACCGCAAGGGCGCGACGCCGGCGCACAACGGCGTGCTCGGCATCATCCCCGGCTCGCAGGGGCACAACTCGTACCTCGTCCGTGGGCTGGGCTCCGAGGATGCGCTCCACAGCGCGAGCCACGGGGCCGGGCGCACGATGAGTCGCACGGCCGCGAAGCGCGCCATCCCGAAGCGCGACCGAGACGCCTGGCTCGCCGAGCGCGGCGTCGAACTGCTTGACGGCGGCATGGACGAGGCGCCACAGGCCTACAAGGACATCGGCGAGGTGCTCGCGCTCCAAGCCGACCTCGTGGAGCCGATCGCCACGTTCAAGCCGCGTCTCGTGCTGATGGCCCGCGGGGGCAAGGCCGAAGACTGA
- a CDS encoding DIP1984 family protein encodes MKLAEALILRADLQKRLAQLRQRVIQNVKTQEGDAPAEDPATLMAGFETTAADLQDLIARINRTNLAVATEAGATMTDALAERDVLRLRAALYRDAAAEATQTRDRYTRSEVKYVRAINVAQTRVQADALSKALRMLDAQIQAANWQHDLIE; translated from the coding sequence ATGAAACTCGCCGAGGCGCTCATCCTGCGCGCCGATCTCCAGAAGCGGCTGGCGCAGCTCCGTCAGCGCGTGATCCAGAACGTCAAGACCCAGGAGGGCGACGCGCCCGCCGAAGACCCCGCCACGCTCATGGCGGGGTTCGAGACGACGGCGGCCGACCTTCAAGATCTCATCGCGCGCATCAACCGCACGAACCTCGCGGTCGCGACCGAGGCCGGGGCGACCATGACCGATGCCCTTGCCGAGCGCGACGTGCTGCGGCTCCGCGCGGCGCTCTACCGCGACGCCGCGGCCGAGGCCACGCAGACCCGCGACCGCTACACGCGCAGCGAGGTGAAGTACGTCCGCGCCATCAACGTGGCCCAGACGCGCGTGCAGGCGGACGCGCTCTCGAAGGCGCTGCGGATGCTCGACGCGCAGATTCAGGCCGCGAACTGGCAGCACGATCTGATCGAATAG
- a CDS encoding RNA 2'-phosphotransferase: MPTIDERHDREQYFFDADTRDALADALAAYDHVCCLCAPTLAETLVKRGQQVTLLDLDERFAHVPGFQRYDLTKPEWLKTEFDAIVCDPPFFTVSLMQLRQALATLTHHRPEVPVLVSYLTRRDRKLLTTFADRDIRPTGFFPSYETVADTEKNEIQFYGNVVLPGRGSGAWTDRVAKATSKFLSLVLRHDPGRIGITLGAGGWTDAAALIGAANRHGVALNRALLEHVVATNAKQRFALSDDSTRVRANQGHSVQIDLGLTPSEPPAVLYHGTARKNLGSIRAHGLVKRQRHHVHLSVDTETAAKVGQRHGKPVVLTVDAARMQADGHVFFRSENGVWLTGVVPAAYLTAPDGFPPQTP; the protein is encoded by the coding sequence TTGCCGACCATAGACGAGCGGCACGACCGCGAGCAGTATTTCTTCGACGCCGACACCCGCGACGCGCTCGCGGATGCACTGGCGGCCTACGACCACGTCTGCTGCCTCTGCGCGCCAACGCTCGCCGAGACTCTCGTGAAGCGCGGCCAGCAGGTTACGCTCCTCGACCTTGATGAGCGCTTCGCGCATGTGCCGGGGTTCCAGCGCTACGACCTCACGAAGCCTGAGTGGCTGAAGACGGAGTTCGACGCGATCGTCTGCGACCCGCCGTTCTTTACGGTGTCCCTCATGCAACTGCGGCAGGCGCTGGCCACGCTAACGCACCATCGGCCCGAGGTGCCAGTCCTGGTATCGTATCTCACCCGTCGCGACCGGAAGCTCCTCACCACCTTCGCCGACCGCGACATCCGGCCGACCGGCTTCTTCCCGTCGTACGAGACGGTCGCGGACACAGAGAAGAACGAGATCCAGTTCTACGGAAACGTCGTGCTCCCGGGGCGGGGGAGTGGAGCCTGGACGGACCGTGTTGCGAAGGCGACGAGCAAGTTTTTGAGCCTCGTACTACGACACGACCCCGGACGCATCGGCATCACACTCGGAGCGGGAGGATGGACGGACGCCGCAGCGCTCATCGGCGCGGCGAATCGGCACGGTGTGGCGCTCAACCGAGCGCTGTTGGAGCACGTCGTCGCCACCAATGCGAAGCAGCGGTTCGCGCTCAGCGACGACAGCACGCGCGTCCGCGCCAACCAGGGGCACTCCGTCCAGATCGACCTCGGCCTCACGCCGTCCGAGCCGCCCGCCGTGCTCTACCATGGCACCGCCCGCAAGAACCTTGGCTCGATACGCGCTCACGGTCTCGTGAAACGGCAGCGTCACCACGTCCACCTCTCAGTTGACACCGAGACTGCTGCGAAGGTCGGGCAGCGTCACGGCAAGCCTGTCGTGCTCACCGTGGACGCAGCCCGTATGCAGGCCGACGGCCACGTCTTCTTTCGCTCCGAGAACGGCGTCTGGCTGACGGGCGTGGTGCCTGCGGCCTACCTCACTGCACCCGACGGCTTTCCTCCTCAGACGCCGTAG
- a CDS encoding TonB-dependent receptor, whose product MLRLAAPLAARPRRVTFFYALALILAFAPSAGAQGSGSVSGTVATPESEPLGFANVQLLVAADSSFVQGAVSTDDGAFSMASVPAGEFLLFVSLIGYEDLVTAAFVLNEGGTHDAGALALGPGTFQIDEIAVEARRTLYEQRGDRMVVNVGQSVTLKGATALDVVARSPGVVVNQQSNTISMLGKDGVQVLIDGKLSYIPADGLVAFLDGLNADNIEQIELITTPPAEFDAEGNAGFINLVLKEQLSDGLSGSTTVSGGYGRGAVASASADARLRQGRITLFGNVAFQWQGQEQTINSYLETQNNGAFIVTPTETDRDPIQRNINGRLGLDYALSDRTTVGGLIAGYDNRWSMDAVNQSAVSINGTPTTAIRSANEEVNHWQHFMGNVNVRHELPSGLRTSLDLDALRFDNDNPTTYLNATTDVPNDLTTEETLESGKTTPLRIYVAKVDVSAPDEARFSWNAGVKGGFSRFTNTPVFPENVNTDWVGDVGVGEESSLRENVLAAYGSLNVQLTEKTSAEVGLRYEHTTSDLQSSNGTQLIDRSYGDLFPSVYLSHQLRDELTVSASYARRITRPTFNDMAPFIYFLSPTTFFTGSTALQPAISDALKADVNVGSVFASVEYAWVTDPIAQFQSRVIPEANVQVSFPTNFDRQRTATGLIAAPIELLPWWTTQNTATVTWLTIEGDREGRDFEASQTSYSLSTTHNVRLPVDFSLEASAFYQSAGLFGTIEFEPVWGLNLGLQREIPGLPGSLTLAVDDVFDTVEWSVMQRDDAVPFYAEGFFDFSQRTVRLAYTRPIGGNAGGQTRATASEEESRRVQ is encoded by the coding sequence ATGCTACGCCTCGCCGCTCCGCTCGCTGCGCGCCCGCGCCGCGTCACGTTTTTCTACGCCCTCGCCCTCATTCTCGCCTTCGCGCCGAGTGCCGGGGCGCAAGGCTCCGGATCTGTCTCCGGCACCGTCGCCACGCCTGAGAGCGAGCCGCTGGGTTTTGCCAACGTGCAACTCCTCGTGGCTGCGGATTCCTCGTTTGTCCAGGGTGCCGTCTCCACGGACGATGGAGCGTTTTCGATGGCGTCGGTCCCGGCCGGTGAGTTTCTACTTTTCGTTTCGCTCATCGGCTACGAAGACCTCGTCACCGCCGCATTCGTGCTCAACGAGGGCGGCACCCACGACGCTGGAGCACTTGCGTTAGGGCCGGGTACGTTTCAGATCGACGAGATCGCTGTGGAAGCGCGTCGTACGCTCTACGAGCAGCGCGGTGACCGGATGGTGGTGAACGTCGGCCAGAGCGTGACGCTCAAAGGCGCGACCGCGCTCGACGTGGTGGCGCGGTCGCCGGGCGTGGTCGTCAACCAGCAGAGCAACACCATCTCGATGCTCGGCAAGGACGGCGTGCAAGTGCTCATCGACGGCAAGCTCAGCTACATCCCCGCTGACGGCCTCGTCGCCTTCCTCGACGGGCTCAACGCCGACAACATCGAGCAGATCGAACTCATCACCACCCCGCCCGCCGAGTTCGACGCGGAGGGCAACGCGGGCTTCATCAACCTTGTCCTGAAGGAGCAACTCAGCGACGGCCTCAGCGGCTCGACCACCGTCTCGGGCGGCTACGGTCGCGGTGCGGTCGCCAGTGCCAGCGCTGACGCGCGCTTGCGCCAGGGCCGGATCACGCTCTTCGGCAACGTCGCCTTCCAGTGGCAGGGGCAAGAGCAGACGATCAACAGCTACCTCGAAACGCAGAACAATGGCGCGTTTATCGTCACGCCGACTGAGACCGATCGCGACCCCATCCAACGCAACATCAACGGGCGCCTCGGCCTCGACTACGCGCTGTCGGACCGCACCACAGTCGGCGGCCTCATCGCTGGGTACGACAACCGCTGGAGCATGGACGCCGTCAACCAGTCCGCGGTCTCGATCAACGGAACGCCGACGACAGCCATCCGCAGCGCCAACGAGGAGGTCAACCACTGGCAGCACTTCATGGGCAACGTCAACGTGCGCCACGAACTGCCCTCGGGCCTCCGCACCAGCCTCGACCTCGACGCGCTCCGGTTCGACAACGACAACCCGACAACCTACCTGAACGCCACCACGGATGTCCCGAACGACCTCACGACCGAGGAGACGCTCGAAAGCGGTAAGACCACGCCGCTGCGCATCTACGTCGCGAAGGTGGACGTGAGCGCTCCGGACGAGGCGCGCTTCTCTTGGAACGCCGGTGTCAAGGGCGGCTTCTCGCGGTTTACCAACACGCCCGTCTTCCCCGAGAACGTGAACACGGACTGGGTCGGTGACGTGGGCGTCGGCGAGGAAAGCTCGTTGCGCGAGAACGTGCTCGCGGCCTACGGGTCACTGAACGTGCAGCTCACCGAGAAAACCTCCGCCGAGGTCGGTCTGCGCTACGAGCACACGACTTCGGATCTCCAGTCGTCCAACGGCACGCAGCTCATCGACCGGAGCTACGGGGATCTCTTCCCGAGCGTCTACCTCTCGCACCAGTTGCGCGACGAGCTGACCGTCTCGGCGTCGTACGCCCGGCGTATCACCCGGCCGACGTTCAACGATATGGCGCCGTTTATCTACTTCCTCAGCCCGACGACCTTCTTTACGGGCAGCACGGCGCTCCAGCCCGCCATCTCAGATGCGCTCAAAGCCGATGTGAACGTGGGCTCGGTCTTCGCCTCGGTGGAATACGCCTGGGTGACCGACCCCATCGCGCAGTTCCAGTCGCGCGTGATCCCCGAGGCCAACGTCCAAGTGAGCTTCCCGACTAACTTCGACCGTCAGCGTACGGCGACGGGCTTGATCGCTGCGCCCATCGAGCTGCTGCCGTGGTGGACGACGCAGAACACCGCCACCGTCACGTGGCTCACCATCGAGGGCGACCGCGAGGGCCGCGACTTCGAAGCGTCCCAAACGTCGTACTCCCTGAGCACGACGCACAACGTGCGCCTGCCGGTCGACTTCTCGCTCGAAGCGAGCGCGTTCTACCAGAGCGCGGGCCTCTTCGGCACGATCGAGTTCGAGCCGGTCTGGGGCCTCAATCTCGGGCTCCAGCGGGAAATCCCCGGGCTGCCGGGATCGCTCACGCTCGCCGTGGACGATGTCTTCGACACGGTGGAGTGGTCTGTGATGCAGCGCGACGACGCGGTGCCGTTCTACGCCGAGGGCTTCTTCGACTTCTCGCAGCGCACGGTCCGGCTCGCCTACACCCGCCCGATCGGGGGCAACGCCGGAGGACAGACCCGCGCTACGGCGTCTGAGGAGGAAAGCCGTCGGGTGCAGTGA
- a CDS encoding aldo/keto reductase: MQFSVHGVTIPKLGLGTYKLTGDSATRGVEHALDLGYRHVDTAQVYRNEAEVGRGLANSPVDRDDVFLTTKVWYDRLAHADVIASAEESLRGLGTNYVDLLLIHWPNENVDLAETLDAFQQLRADGKTRLIGVSNFPPGMLRRALHIVPDLATNQVEYHPYLDQSGLLGVVDAHALSLTSYSPLAQGKIFQDDALAEIAEAHGKSVAQVVLRWHLQQERVFAIPKASSDTHRAGNYDVFDFALSDDDMARIHGLARPDGRIVSPGFGPEWND, encoded by the coding sequence ATGCAGTTCTCCGTCCACGGCGTCACGATTCCCAAGCTCGGCCTCGGCACTTACAAACTCACCGGCGACAGCGCCACGCGCGGCGTCGAGCATGCGCTCGACCTCGGCTACCGGCACGTTGACACAGCGCAGGTCTACAGGAACGAGGCGGAGGTGGGTCGGGGGCTCGCGAACAGCCCCGTGGATCGCGACGACGTGTTCTTGACGACCAAAGTGTGGTATGATCGACTCGCGCATGCCGATGTGATCGCGTCCGCCGAGGAGAGCCTGCGCGGTCTCGGCACGAACTACGTGGACCTCCTACTCATCCATTGGCCGAACGAGAACGTGGATCTCGCCGAAACGCTCGACGCGTTCCAGCAACTTCGCGCGGACGGCAAGACGCGGCTGATCGGCGTGAGCAACTTCCCGCCCGGTATGCTCCGCCGCGCGCTGCACATCGTCCCAGACCTTGCGACGAACCAAGTCGAGTACCATCCCTACCTCGACCAGTCCGGCCTACTCGGCGTCGTGGATGCACACGCCCTATCGCTCACGTCGTACAGCCCGCTCGCGCAGGGGAAAATCTTCCAGGACGACGCCCTGGCCGAGATCGCAGAGGCCCACGGCAAATCAGTGGCACAGGTGGTGCTGCGGTGGCACCTGCAGCAGGAGCGTGTGTTCGCCATCCCCAAGGCGTCGTCCGACACACACCGCGCCGGCAACTACGACGTGTTCGACTTTGCGTTGAGCGACGACGACATGGCGCGCATCCACGGCCTCGCGCGGCCCGACGGGCGCATCGTGAGTCCCGGATTTGGCCCCGAATGGAACGACTAG
- the ilvD gene encoding dihydroxy-acid dehydratase: MSTTSENGSETRKRRSDTVKRGFERAPHRSLLRATGAILSDDDFQKPFIGICNSYIDLIPGHVHLQAFGKVVKDAVRAAGGVPFEFNTIGVDDGIAMGHIGMRYSLPSRELIADSLETVAAAHWLDGIICLPNCDKIVPGMLMGALRLNIPTIFVSGGPMKAGRLESGEKIDLISVFEGVGKYQTGEIDDAGLHALEANACPTCGSCSGMFTANSMNCIMEVLGLALPYNGSILAVDPRRKQLAEQAAERILHLVDHDLKARDIVTTEAFDDAFALDMAMGGSTNTILHLLAAANEAEIPYDLHRINAISQRTPYLCRVAPATPDVHMEDVEEAGGIPAILNELAAADLLHTDRLTVTGEPLQATLDAAENKRPDVIRSVEDPFRTTGGLSILFGNLAPEGCVVKTGAVAEHMLEFEGPARIYESQDAAVEGILRREVQPGEVVVIRTEGPRGGPGMPEMLQPTSALAGMGLDTSVAMVTDGRFSGGTRGLSIGHASPEAASGGPIGAVRAGDRIRISIPESSVTLLVDDDEIARRLDEQPPFQPKIQRGWLGRYTHFVTSASQGAVLRLPKSVSAPHGDGQVSETPIAS, translated from the coding sequence ATGTCCACCACCAGCGAAAACGGATCTGAGACCCGAAAGCGGCGCAGCGACACGGTCAAGCGCGGCTTCGAGCGCGCGCCGCACCGCAGCCTGCTCCGCGCGACCGGCGCCATTCTGAGTGACGACGACTTCCAGAAACCGTTCATCGGCATCTGCAACTCGTACATCGACCTCATCCCGGGCCACGTCCACCTCCAAGCGTTCGGGAAGGTCGTCAAAGACGCCGTGCGTGCGGCCGGGGGTGTGCCGTTCGAGTTCAACACCATCGGCGTGGACGACGGCATCGCGATGGGGCATATCGGGATGCGCTACTCGCTGCCGTCACGCGAACTAATCGCCGACTCGCTGGAAACCGTCGCAGCCGCGCACTGGCTCGACGGCATCATCTGCCTGCCGAACTGCGACAAGATTGTGCCTGGCATGCTGATGGGCGCGCTGCGGCTCAACATACCTACCATCTTCGTCTCGGGTGGCCCGATGAAAGCGGGGCGGCTGGAAAGCGGCGAGAAGATCGATCTCATCTCGGTGTTCGAGGGCGTCGGGAAGTACCAGACTGGCGAGATCGACGACGCGGGGCTGCACGCGCTCGAAGCCAACGCCTGTCCCACGTGCGGGTCGTGCTCGGGGATGTTCACCGCCAACTCCATGAACTGCATCATGGAGGTGCTCGGCCTCGCGCTCCCCTACAACGGCTCGATCCTGGCCGTCGACCCACGCCGGAAGCAACTCGCCGAGCAAGCCGCCGAGCGGATCCTACACCTCGTCGACCACGACCTCAAGGCGCGTGACATCGTCACCACCGAGGCTTTCGACGACGCCTTCGCGCTCGACATGGCGATGGGCGGCTCCACGAACACGATCCTGCACCTCCTCGCTGCGGCCAACGAAGCCGAGATCCCGTACGATCTCCACCGCATCAACGCGATTTCGCAGCGGACGCCTTACCTCTGCAGGGTCGCGCCCGCCACGCCGGACGTGCATATGGAGGACGTGGAGGAGGCCGGTGGCATCCCCGCGATCCTGAACGAACTCGCTGCCGCCGACCTGCTCCACACGGACCGCCTCACGGTCACCGGCGAGCCGCTGCAAGCCACGCTCGACGCCGCCGAGAACAAGCGGCCGGACGTGATTCGCTCGGTCGAAGACCCCTTCCGCACGACGGGCGGCCTAAGCATCCTCTTTGGCAACCTTGCGCCCGAGGGTTGCGTGGTGAAGACAGGCGCAGTCGCTGAGCACATGCTGGAGTTCGAGGGACCCGCGCGGATCTACGAGAGTCAGGACGCCGCCGTTGAGGGCATCCTGCGCCGCGAGGTGCAGCCGGGCGAGGTCGTGGTGATCCGCACCGAGGGGCCGCGCGGAGGTCCTGGCATGCCCGAAATGCTCCAGCCGACCAGCGCGCTCGCCGGGATGGGCCTCGACACGTCGGTTGCCATGGTCACCGACGGGCGTTTCTCCGGCGGTACGCGCGGGCTCAGCATCGGCCACGCTTCGCCCGAAGCCGCCTCTGGCGGCCCCATCGGTGCCGTGCGCGCGGGCGACCGCATCCGCATCTCGATCCCGGAAAGCAGTGTGACGCTGCTCGTGGACGATGACGAGATCGCGCGTCGCCTTGACGAGCAGCCACCGTTCCAGCCGAAGATCCAGCGTGGCTGGCTGGGGCGCTATACCCACTTCGTCACCAGTGCCTCCCAAGGCGCAGTGCTTCGCTTGCCAAAGTCTGTCTCCGCACCACATGGCGATGGTCAGGTTAGTGAAACACCGATAGCATCATGA
- the ilvB gene encoding biosynthetic-type acetolactate synthase large subunit: MTGAEIFVHSLEAEGVEVVFGHPGGAVIKIYDAMAQIEPSFNHVLVRHEQAGTHAAEGYAKATGKVGTVLVTSGPGATNCVTGIADAFMDSVPMVVFTGQVPIPLIGGDAFQETDIMGVTRSITKHSFQVRCAADLAPTIKAAYEIAGTGRPGPVVVDLPKDILIEEAPYVYPRAVSMRGYSVPGAGPQAKVERAARMISKSQQPLFYVGGGTVNAGAAGLLTEIARTTKIPVTTTLHGLGSFPEDDPLSLGMLGMHGTYHANMAVQHCDLLIAIGARFDDRVTGKLEAWAPHAEVIHVEIDPSCVSKNVFADCAILGDVKAVLQQLKPLLKEKDTAAWRAQIEGWHKECPRVVPGITDIQNGDEGDGQLHPQYVIHQLGKKAGPNAVLTTDVGQHQMWSAQHFGFVRPRSHITSGGLGTMGFGFPAAIGAAMGLRGTGATVVSINGDGGFTMNAQELRVAAKWKLPIKLAVINNSFLGMVRQWQELFFAERFSHTDLADTNPNFVKLAEAFGVRGLRASTPSEADAIIEEAWQIHDAPVLLEFVVPQEEMVFPMVPSGAATNDMITERFAE, from the coding sequence ATGACCGGTGCCGAGATCTTTGTCCACAGCCTCGAAGCCGAGGGCGTGGAGGTCGTCTTCGGGCACCCGGGTGGGGCCGTCATCAAGATCTACGACGCGATGGCGCAGATCGAGCCGTCATTCAATCACGTGCTCGTGCGCCACGAGCAGGCAGGCACGCATGCCGCCGAGGGCTACGCCAAGGCGACGGGCAAGGTCGGGACGGTCCTCGTGACGAGCGGGCCGGGCGCGACGAACTGTGTCACGGGCATCGCCGATGCCTTCATGGATTCGGTGCCGATGGTCGTCTTCACGGGCCAGGTGCCGATTCCACTTATTGGGGGCGATGCGTTCCAGGAGACCGACATCATGGGGGTGACGCGCTCGATCACCAAGCACAGTTTCCAGGTCCGCTGCGCGGCTGACCTCGCGCCGACGATCAAGGCCGCCTACGAGATCGCAGGCACCGGCCGTCCGGGCCCGGTGGTGGTCGACCTGCCGAAGGATATCCTGATTGAGGAAGCGCCGTACGTCTACCCGCGCGCGGTGTCGATGCGCGGTTACAGTGTGCCCGGCGCCGGACCCCAGGCCAAAGTCGAGCGGGCTGCACGGATGATCTCGAAGTCGCAGCAGCCGCTGTTCTACGTCGGCGGCGGGACCGTCAACGCAGGGGCAGCCGGGCTGCTCACCGAAATCGCCCGGACGACGAAGATCCCGGTCACGACCACGCTCCACGGCCTCGGCAGCTTTCCGGAGGACGACCCGCTTTCGCTTGGGATGCTCGGCATGCACGGCACCTACCACGCCAACATGGCCGTGCAGCACTGCGACCTCCTCATCGCTATCGGCGCACGCTTTGACGACCGCGTGACCGGCAAGCTCGAAGCGTGGGCCCCGCACGCGGAAGTCATCCATGTCGAGATCGACCCCTCGTGTGTCTCGAAAAACGTCTTCGCCGACTGCGCCATCCTCGGCGACGTGAAAGCGGTCCTCCAGCAACTCAAGCCGCTGCTGAAGGAGAAGGACACGGCCGCGTGGCGCGCGCAGATCGAAGGCTGGCACAAGGAGTGCCCCAGAGTCGTCCCTGGCATCACCGACATCCAGAACGGGGACGAGGGCGACGGGCAGCTGCACCCGCAGTATGTCATCCACCAACTCGGCAAGAAGGCAGGGCCGAACGCTGTCCTCACGACCGACGTTGGCCAGCACCAGATGTGGTCGGCGCAGCACTTCGGCTTCGTACGTCCGCGCTCGCACATCACCTCGGGCGGCCTCGGCACGATGGGCTTCGGCTTCCCGGCGGCTATCGGCGCAGCGATGGGCCTGCGCGGCACAGGTGCGACGGTCGTGAGCATCAATGGCGACGGCGGCTTCACGATGAACGCCCAGGAACTGCGCGTCGCGGCGAAGTGGAAGCTGCCCATCAAGCTCGCCGTCATCAACAACAGCTTCCTCGGGATGGTGCGCCAGTGGCAGGAGCTGTTCTTCGCCGAGCGCTTCAGCCACACCGACCTCGCCGACACCAATCCCAACTTCGTCAAGCTGGCCGAGGCCTTCGGCGTGCGTGGCCTCCGCGCGTCTACGCCTTCCGAGGCCGACGCCATCATCGAGGAGGCCTGGCAGATCCACGACGCGCCCGTGCTGCTGGAGTTCGTCGTCCCGCAAGAGGAGATGGTTTTCCCGATGGTCCCCTCCGGGGCCGCCACCAACGACATGATCACCGAGCGCTTTGCTGAATAG
- the ilvN gene encoding acetolactate synthase small subunit, with product MPLPTTPDDVVTIELTSQQILRKKANGETVLADVPEAARRHVIAVLLENHVGALNRVVNLFSARNFNLESVTVGPTEDASVSRLTIVTNGTRRQIKQILRLLDRLIDTLDVADLDPQGIVERELCLAKVGYSPATRAEVKDIADIFRAKVVDVTPDTFTFEATGPTAKVNAFIAMLAPHDLREVARSGRVAMRRDRLATA from the coding sequence ATGCCTCTCCCCACTACTCCCGACGACGTGGTCACGATCGAGCTGACCTCGCAGCAGATCCTCCGCAAGAAGGCCAACGGCGAGACCGTGCTGGCCGACGTGCCTGAGGCGGCGCGGCGGCACGTGATCGCGGTGCTGCTGGAGAACCACGTCGGCGCGCTCAACCGCGTCGTCAACCTGTTCTCGGCGCGCAACTTCAACCTAGAGAGCGTCACCGTCGGGCCGACCGAAGACGCATCCGTCTCGCGCCTCACCATCGTCACGAACGGGACGCGGCGTCAGATCAAGCAGATCCTGCGCCTCCTCGACCGGCTGATCGATACGCTCGACGTGGCCGACCTCGACCCGCAGGGCATCGTCGAGCGCGAACTGTGCTTGGCCAAAGTCGGCTATTCGCCCGCCACGCGCGCGGAGGTGAAGGACATCGCCGACATCTTTCGCGCGAAGGTGGTCGACGTGACGCCCGACACCTTCACCTTCGAGGCGACAGGCCCGACGGCCAAGGTCAACGCTTTCATCGCCATGCTCGCGCCGCACGACCTCCGCGAAGTTGCCCGCTCCGGCCGCGTTGCGATGCGGCGTGACAGGCTTGCTACCGCCTAG